TTATCAGAGTAATGTGGCCTGAATGCAAAAACacgccacacttttcagattttgaatttgtaaaacaaatttctCCCACTCCACAAATATACACCACCTTGTGTTGAACTGTCACATAAAGTTcctactttgaagtttgtggctGTAACGTGACAcgatgtggaaaagttcaaacATATGAATCCTTTTTCAAGGCTTGTTGCTGGAAACACTGGTCACCAATGTCCACTCCTAAATTGTGATTTTATACCGATGCAGTGCATTTTATGCAATTTAGATAAAGCAGTGACactactttgtttgttttgtttgcatgtatttaatttttctacTTCCTTGAAACTTCCTCACGAATACACCTGAAAAATGGATGTATGTTAATGAATAATCacataacaaacaacaaacacagttCTTTTCACTTGTCACCCATCAAACTGATGGAAAAGGGAAAATGTGTTGAGTGATTATGATGTGATCACTAAATATGATGATAAAGAGTTAGAAACATCTGCTGTGATGAAGTGACTCAGCTTTGTTTGCAGACAGGAAGTATAATGTTTTCAGCCGGTAGCATATTTTCTATAAccaaaaagaaagttttaatttttttaaattttgtcatgTATGGTACATGtaaactgttctttttaaaaaataaatatgatacatttaaaaaataaaattatttgtaatttttcactttatttaactaactgcactgaactgaactgcacaatgaatttatttaaaataaaaattaactcaACGATTCTACAAACATGCTTGCATATACAGTAACCCTGAGAGAAATATAAACTATACTCACttgctgcaaaacaagcttAAAGCATTAGCAGTTGTCCAACTTGTATTATCTTTTTATAGATGTTTCTGCATTCAGAAACCGCTGGCACATAGAATAGAAAGTTTTGACCTGGATAGCTTCAATTCACAAATGTTGCCAGATGCGTCTGTAGGCTTAGTCAGAATGCCCGTTGGTGCTCAGGTTTCTCGCAAAGAAATTTCAACTAAGCCACCGGGAGTCCAAAGAATGCTTTCACTCATGGCATAAGCAGAAGGATCGATGACCTATACTGTCCTCTTTGTGTGACCAGTGATTCTTTGCTctcttttccattttcaaaccaCGACAGGCCGTGTTTTCCCTGTGGTTATACTTTAATCTTTACATTTGGTCCATCTCTATCACTGGTATTATTTAGGTTGTGTACAGCATGTTATGATTGATTTTTGATCAGCGTTTACAGTCGCTTATAATGCTGCATCATTGATTAGTGaatgaactttctttttcttttcatccaaTATCACCTAAAGTGGCAAGGTTACTATCCATCCTGACCTTTAAGGATGACTGAGTGCTCCAAGGCGCAGGTTTCTAAATTTAGGGTCAAGTAACACCAAGTTGGGGGGGTCTTGAGAGGTTCTCCAGAATCTGCTGCGTTCCATTTACCTGGAAACGACGTTAAACCCATCTTAAAAGTGGTCAGACAAACAGAACGATTTGGTGATTGTTGTGCTCAGTGAGCAGGCTAGCTACTATTTGAAATACACGTTGATAATAATAGCTTTGTCTGCATCCAAACACTGTACCACAAACTCACTAACAGTGGTTGaaccgtgtgtgtgtggctgatTTACTGACATACAAACcgacagaaatgaaaataaaatctatattaCTGTAGCTCTTCATGCGTGAGTCAACCATATTAGATTTGGATTTTTTCAAGTCAGGGTTCCAGTTGATCTTTGTCGACTTATATTTTGAAAATTCAGACTTTCGTACAAATGGAGCACACCATAGAAAGGACGGCTAGTAGAACTTTTCATTTTTGCCTTGACTTTTGCAAGAGACCAAAACAGTCATCATGAATGAATAAGAAATAATATGatggttgttgttgctgcttgttttgtcaTTATAACACTATTTACTGGCTTCTTAATAGTGTTTGAATTCCTCAACCAGCAATAGTCATGGTTATTTTGAGGGTCCAAAGCTACAAaaatttgggaaccactggtctgaACCCCAACAATCAAGGGCTGGCTATTCTGAAAAAATCTAACTGAAATCAAAGCTTCAAATTTtactctgaaaatatttttttttattttctttaccctaaTCTCTACAAAACAGCAGATCTTCAAAAATCTATGGCTGAACATAAGTTTTTATCTGAAACCCAAGTGTTTTTGAGACATCCTATAAGTAACAGACAGTATTTAAGCTAGTATAAGACTttgagggaaataaaaacattacagtaacGTGTCATTCGATATGATTTAGCTTGTAGGCACAGTTGTTAACCTGTTACGCTTTTCAGTGTGAAGTGAAAATTGTCCAAGTCTGgcccattgtttttttttagttttggcatgctaaagaaagcaagaaaacttgataaaaatgtcataatttTGGATGTTTGATCCTAATCTAAAGTCGATTAAATGATTTGGGATCAAAATTATAAGtcataaaatttattaaaataaaagaataatttcATGGCTATTCATCCAACTATTGTTGAGATATTTCATGTAAACCATAAACTTGTTGCCACTTTGTAGAGTCAGTAAAATGAGATGGATTAATAAACATACAGAAGTTTTGAGGTAATTGTGCTTTTCATATTGTCTCTGTTGCtcagtggttaaaaaaaggaaacctcCCCGATGTGGAGATACATTATCCCTGTTTATCTTTCTTATTCTGTGAATCTGTTTGGTCCAGGTGGTCTTTTTTTGGCCACAAAACAAAGCCTTTGAGTCATAGTGACGGACAGGCTTTTTGCTTCACTGACAGGCAGCAGAGCCTCTGAGCTCACGGGCTTTTTGTAGCTCTGCCTCAAAGCTCAGGGGGCAGTGACTCCCAAAAAAAGACGCTGCATCATGGGGCCTACACTTGTTGCGTTCCCCCTTGATCCCTCTCTTAAAGCCTGAACAGCAGCTGGCGAGATTAGAGAGGAGaggacacagacacacatcgCCTCCCTTGCATAAACTCATTTAACCGAGACAAATCCAGTCCAGACTGGAGTGGGTTTTCATTAGGGATACTCCTCAGTTGAGCCAGTTTGTACAAACATTTTCCGCCGGCATGGATACGTTTATCTGGACTTTGATTTTCCAATGATCCCTTTAGTTTGTGGACCTCCAGCAGTTTTATGGTGGACAACTTCTTTTACTGGGATCTCTTTAAACAGACCTTTTAATTTTGGGATTCACAGCGGGTCACACGCTAATTAGGAACTAGTGTTTGTGCAGTAGCTTAATTTTGACGGAACTGTCCCCATCCGAGGTTGGCCATGAGTTGTTTTGGCTACCGTCGAGAGCTGAGTAAGTACGAAGATGTTGACGAGGACGAGCTTTTGGCTTCGCTCAGCCCCGAGGAGCTGGCCGAGTTGGAAAAAGAGCTGGCAGACATTGATCCTGATGCCAACGTGCCCATAGGACTCAGACAGAGAGATCAGACAGATAAGACTCCAACAGGCACTTTCAGCAGAGAGGCCCTGATGAAGTACTGGGAAAATGAGACTCGAAGACTGCTGGAGAGCGAGATAGGAGGAGGAAGCCCCAAACTGGTAAGTCATAATTCGTTGTTTGACTAATGTGACAAGTTTGACTGAGGTTGTATGATGAATGTAGTCCGGCGTTTTAAACAGTGAGTCATTTTGTCAAAACtcaggatgaagaggaagaggagggctgcctgacacaaagagacagtgaagaggaggatgaaaaaaatgatgagaacgagaaagaacagaaaacgTACGAACATTCAAAAGAAAAGGTTGAGAATGAAAAGGAGAGCAGTGATGAGGAAGACGAAGAGgaaagtgaagaagaagaagaacctgtaacagaagaggaagaggatgaagatgaggaggaggaggaggaggaggaagaggaggaggaggacaaggacgaagaaaatgacaataaatccAAGCCTGAATCCTTAAACGATTCAAGCCTGCTCAAAGCGGAGGCCAACAAACCAACATTACTGAAGCCTCAGAGGGCGGAGCCTGTTAGGCTGACtccaccccctccccctccacctGTTGACCCAAATGCGACTGGAAACCCAACTGTTGTTGACGACGCTCTGCAGAAAGTCCTCAGCAACGACCCCGAAGTCATCGAGGTTAATCTGAACAACATTGATGACATCTCACAGGTACAATGACTTTGTCTCCCTTTTATCGCCTCAAAATCTcacaacactgcaaataaaaacgatttaaatgagctttagCTGAGATTTGACCAATAATTTCTGCTTGAAAACTGGATGTTGTTTGGTAAGAACATCCAAATTATTTTGttactctctttttttaacactaaCTGGCATGGTAATTCTAATAGGTTCAAAAGAAGGCAACTGgacattttccaaaataaatccGAAAAGTATGGGGTTCCAACCTTCAAAACCACAAAGAGTTCTTCCATTAATATTGAACTCACCTGAAAAtcactcttctttccctttcactTCTGAGGCTTAGGGGTTTCTGTTGGCTTTGCACTTTACAGCTGACATTGAGAAACCTCTTCAGCTGACAGGTGAAAcgtcctaaaaacaaaatattccagctgcattcatttaaacaaaccaacattaaCTGCTGGCATCGTTTTAGCAAGACCCCAATAAATAGCTGTGATAAACTCGTATATCCGTAGCTTTTTTATCCAAAGACGTCTTGCACTGGTTGGtgagatgtttatttaaatgatctGATCTAGTATTTCAAACTCTGGTAAGGTCACGAGTTGAACTGCTAGTTGAGTTCCCTCAAAAGAAAGAAGTTACTCTCCCCCTTAAcgaaacttttttattttgtctcccATTGCCATGAAAAGTGTGTGTATCTTTGCATTATCAAAACAatttatgaaccagtggatggattttaatgtaactttcagaaaaagaaTCATTAgttgcacatttacaactgattaacttttgaactcaacttgactcaagatggccaccacatttagctggccttagaaaacacaaaaatggatataatttggttaattttacagacactgagctgaaatttggagTTCTAGTAGCTAAGAATCATCCTCGGTACATACTCTTATAGATAATGcataatctttgtttaaacctttgccGTGCAAGATTGagggtgatatacattccttcaaggaatgctaggccttccaTTTGGCCTTCACTACGCCTCCTTTCCGAATGATAACACTAATGGTAATCTAGTTTTCCAAAGATTCTTTGTTTTGGAACACATGACTTTGGCAAAGTGCTtgatttgttgattttcttttaatcttaaAACTTTATCTGGTGTATAATTTCAAATAGTCACAAAAGTACTAATGACCAAGCTCTTATTACATTAACAAAGGGCGTAGTTACACATCTGGTATGAACACCTTCTGTGACTGGAAACTAAACCACCAACAGCTTTGAGTagatttttgttgcatttatgcATGTTGACGTTGCATTACTCTGGCCCATAAACTAATGTGGATATTCTTATTTAGGAAACTCTCATTCGATTTGCCGAAGCACTGAGATCCAACACCCGTGTGCGAGTTTTCAGTCTTGCAAACACTCGAGCTGACGACCACGTGGCTCTGGCCATTGCTAAGATGTTGAGGGAGAACTCGGCCATCATCAGTCTGAATATAGAGTCCAACTATGTGAGTGGGAAGGGTGTGATGGCGCTGGTTCAAGCACTTCCAGGGAACAACACCTTGACTGAGCTTCGATTCCACAACCAGAGGCACATGTGTGGAGGACAGGTTGGTTTCTGTCCAAAT
The DNA window shown above is from Kryptolebias marmoratus isolate JLee-2015 linkage group LG18, ASM164957v2, whole genome shotgun sequence and carries:
- the lmod2b gene encoding leiomodin-2 isoform X1, whose product is MSCFGYRRELSKYEDVDEDELLASLSPEELAELEKELADIDPDANVPIGLRQRDQTDKTPTGTFSREALMKYWENETRRLLESEIGGGSPKLDEEEEEGCLTQRDSEEEDEKNDENEKEQKTYEHSKEKVENEKESSDEEDEEESEEEEEPVTEEEEDEDEEEEEEEEEEEEDKDEENDNKSKPESLNDSSLLKAEANKPTLLKPQRAEPVRLTPPPPPPPVDPNATGNPTVVDDALQKVLSNDPEVIEVNLNNIDDISQETLIRFAEALRSNTRVRVFSLANTRADDHVALAIAKMLRENSAIISLNIESNYVSGKGVMALVQALPGNNTLTELRFHNQRHMCGGQVEMEMVKILRENYTLIKLGYQFNLPGPRMSMTGILTRNQDRQRQKRLQEQRQLQQGQQGVQDGAVNPRTSALKGTPSSSPYTSPWSSPKPPRNELARKQTPPAPPPPPPPPPPPPPSPPLPPSLPQREKKKPTRMIAEVIKAHEAGSKKAAKTKGKKAKKGKGTCKAETSSILKELKKALRPVAADRRGDEGSRPSTPLRSAHDQLMESIRNSSIRSLKRVKMQENPEQKHGQSSSGKIADLI
- the lmod2b gene encoding leiomodin-2 isoform X2, coding for MSCFGYRRELSKYEDVDEDELLASLSPEELAELEKELADIDPDANVPIGLRQRDQTDKTPTGTFSREALMKYWENETRRLLESEIGGGSPKLDEEEEEGCLTQRDSEEEDEKNDENEKEQKTYEHSKEKVENEKESSDEEDEEESEEEEEPVTEEEEDEDEEEEEEEEEEEEDKDEENDNKSKPESLNDSSLLKAEANKPTLLKPQRAEPVRLTPPPPPPPVDPNATGNPTVVDDALQKVLSNDPEVIEVNLNNIDDISQETLIRFAEALRSNTRVRVFSLANTRADDHVALAIAKMLRENSAIISLNIESNYVSGKGVMALVQALPGNNTLTELRFHNQRHMCGGQVEMEMVKILRENYTLIKLGYQFNLPGPRMSMTGILTRNQDRQRQKRLQEQRQLQQGQQGVQDGAVNPRTSALKGTPSSSPYTSPWSSPKPPRNELARKQTPPAPPPPPPPPPPPPPSPPLPPSLPQREKKKPTRMIAEVIKAHEAGSKKAAKTKGKKAKKGKGTCKAETSSILKELKKALRPVAADRRGDEGSRPSTPLRSAHDQLMESIRNSSIRSLKRVEVPHHLR